Proteins found in one Nanoarchaeota archaeon genomic segment:
- the rnz gene encoding ribonuclease Z: MIKVVFLGTSSGVPTRERSLPAIFLMHESERLLFDCGEGTQRQLMSDKLKFMKINRIFITHWHADHFAGLLGLVQTMSLENRAEPLYIYGPQRTDEFVERLLGVGYFSKSFKVIAKNVDEGEEIICDGFKVLPFRVEHRVPALGYVFKENNKVRADMEKAEKFGLKTGPKIGALKAGKNVVINGKTVKPEDVLITEQGKKIVYTGDTKYNENIVKFSKDADLLIADSTFGEEFVERAGDFRHSTANDAAEAAKKANVNQLVLTHISRRYQDSEGSIPAKSLEDSARKIFKNTILARDFLEIEVK, from the coding sequence ATGATAAAAGTAGTATTTCTCGGCACATCTTCAGGAGTCCCTACAAGAGAGCGCAGCCTGCCAGCAATTTTTTTGATGCATGAAAGCGAGCGCCTGCTTTTCGACTGCGGTGAAGGAACTCAACGCCAGCTGATGTCCGACAAGCTGAAATTCATGAAAATAAACAGAATTTTCATTACGCATTGGCATGCAGACCATTTTGCAGGGCTTCTCGGACTTGTGCAAACAATGTCTCTTGAAAACCGCGCAGAACCGCTTTATATCTACGGCCCGCAAAGGACTGACGAATTTGTCGAACGGCTACTCGGAGTCGGTTATTTCTCAAAGTCATTCAAAGTGATTGCGAAAAATGTTGATGAGGGTGAAGAAATAATATGCGACGGCTTCAAAGTACTGCCATTTCGCGTAGAACATAGAGTTCCTGCACTAGGTTATGTTTTCAAAGAAAATAATAAAGTGCGCGCAGATATGGAAAAGGCAGAGAAGTTTGGGCTAAAAACCGGGCCAAAAATCGGCGCGCTCAAAGCCGGAAAAAATGTAGTAATAAACGGAAAAACAGTAAAGCCGGAAGATGTTCTAATAACCGAACAAGGGAAAAAAATAGTATATACCGGCGATACAAAATACAATGAAAATATTGTCAAATTCTCAAAAGATGCGGATTTATTGATAGCCGATTCGACTTTCGGCGAAGAATTTGTGGAACGCGCAGGAGATTTTCGCCACTCGACTGCAAATGATGCTGCAGAAGCTGCAAAAAAAGCCAATGTAAATCAACTGGTTCTGACTCACATAAGCCGGAGATACCAGGATTCCGAAGGAAGCATCCCTGCAAAGAGCTTAGAGGACTCCGCACGCAAAATTTTTAAGAATACTATTCTTGCGCGCGATTTTCTGGAGATTGAAGTTAAATAA
- a CDS encoding signal peptidase I has protein sequence MAKFLQSPAAKEFIETVKYLILGIVLAVASYTVLGAVLDTKNPIVTVVSYSMVPTLTRGDLLVLKGIETSEMAAGRENGTIIVYYQPNRQQLIVHRVWKINSDETINTWGDANTGPDPWDIPADWVRGKMILRIPFLGYPRLLLKDFLGF, from the coding sequence ATGGCAAAATTTTTACAAAGCCCTGCTGCAAAAGAGTTTATTGAGACCGTAAAATACCTTATCCTCGGAATTGTGCTTGCAGTGGCATCTTATACTGTTTTGGGCGCGGTATTGGATACAAAAAATCCTATAGTTACTGTAGTTTCATATTCGATGGTGCCGACGCTCACGCGCGGTGACCTTCTTGTGCTCAAAGGAATAGAGACGAGTGAAATGGCTGCCGGTCGGGAAAATGGCACGATTATTGTGTATTATCAGCCAAACAGGCAGCAGCTCATAGTACATCGCGTGTGGAAGATCAATAGTGACGAAACAATCAATACTTGGGGGGATGCGAATACAGGTCCGGATCCATGGGATATTCCTGCCGATTGGGTGCGCGGGAAAATGATTTTGCGCATTCCTTTTCTTGGTTATCCAAGGCTTCTGCTTAAAGATTTTTTGGGTTTCTGA
- a CDS encoding OB-fold nucleic acid binding domain-containing protein: MAYQTQNICAVERKIKEINPETDSKVRVIGTVLSKTENAFMIDDGEGTIQIFADSKAMQNVVERKIVRVIGHILPNASTFDIKAEIVQDMTGLNLKTHETVQKLWNRENM, encoded by the coding sequence ATGGCTTATCAGACCCAGAACATATGCGCAGTCGAGCGCAAAATCAAGGAAATTAATCCTGAAACAGATTCAAAAGTTCGTGTCATAGGCACGGTTCTAAGCAAAACGGAAAACGCATTCATGATTGACGATGGCGAAGGAACGATACAGATATTCGCAGATTCAAAGGCAATGCAAAACGTGGTTGAGCGAAAAATCGTGCGCGTCATAGGGCATATTCTGCCCAATGCAAGCACGTTTGACATAAAGGCGGAAATAGTTCAGGACATGACCGGATTGAATCTTAAGACGCATGAAACTGTCCAAAAACTCTGGAACCGCGAAAATATGTAA
- the pcn gene encoding proliferating cell nuclear antigen (pcna) produces MSDDKKSEKKDVSEKSALKAVLSDVMLFRDSLTAIHELVNEAIFKVKADGIYLTATDPTMVALIDYKLLSSAFETYELKEAEDIGLNIENLLAVLKRAKAGEKVTLDFAKGANKLLVTIAGASTRKFTIPVLDIEKGEVPEMSLDFAATIEVKTNVLADGIDDASIVTDTVILGASANEFTMRAEGDLSKVEIALEKGSADLIGIEAKTTVSSKFSLEYLKKIVKGAKIADTAKIQLGSDYPLKVTFRAVDNLQITYVLAPRVED; encoded by the coding sequence ATGAGTGATGATAAAAAGAGCGAAAAGAAAGATGTTTCTGAAAAATCGGCTTTAAAGGCTGTGCTGTCCGATGTAATGCTATTCCGTGATTCTTTAACAGCGATACACGAACTCGTAAACGAGGCGATTTTCAAGGTAAAGGCCGACGGCATTTATCTTACTGCGACAGACCCGACAATGGTTGCGCTTATCGATTACAAGCTCCTATCAAGCGCGTTTGAAACCTATGAGCTCAAGGAAGCCGAGGACATCGGCTTAAATATTGAGAACCTGCTTGCGGTTCTAAAGCGCGCAAAAGCCGGTGAGAAAGTCACTCTTGATTTTGCAAAGGGCGCAAACAAGCTTCTTGTGACAATTGCAGGCGCTTCAACCAGAAAATTCACAATTCCTGTTCTTGATATAGAAAAAGGCGAAGTGCCTGAAATGAGCCTTGATTTCGCCGCAACAATCGAAGTAAAAACAAACGTCCTTGCCGATGGTATTGATGACGCATCCATTGTAACCGACACAGTAATTCTGGGCGCAAGCGCAAATGAATTCACAATGCGCGCAGAAGGCGATTTGAGCAAAGTCGAAATCGCCCTTGAAAAAGGCTCTGCTGATCTGATAGGCATTGAGGCAAAAACAACGGTGTCATCGAAATTCTCGCTCGAGTACCTCAAAAAAATCGTAAAGGGCGCGAAAATCGCAGACACTGCAAAAATACAGCTTGGAAGCGATTATCCGCTGAAAGTTACGTTCCGGGCAGTGGACAACCTGCAAATAACGTATGTGCTCGCGCCAAGGGTTGAGGATTAG